Genomic window (Leucoraja erinacea ecotype New England chromosome 22, Leri_hhj_1, whole genome shotgun sequence):
atgaatatttaaaaatatgctGCATATGCAGAAGTCGTCAAATTTCACTTTCCCTCATTGACTTGTGGCCAACATTTACCCACTTTCACCGGGATCCCAGTTGAAACTAGCTGTCATCCAATAGTACCCAATAAACCATTTAGTGAGTAACCCCTTTCATAACGATAAGGACCAGGCAGGATTCAGCTGTGATGCACTTCATGGCTATCGGTCTATGTACACTGGGGTCAGTCCATTGATGTACACTGACCCAGGTTCACATTTAATTGGTTGGACAAGACCTCATAGGTTGCTAGTTATACTTCCCATCTGTGCAGGTAAATAACATTAAAATCAAAGTACATGAATACCAAACGTGAAAATTAAGTTTCAACTTTAGAAGCCTACAAAAGAAACTTTGAGCTATAAACTACTTACCTCATTGGCTAAAGCAAATGTTCCCCAATGTATTCCTATAGACCTCTTTGACTGAACATCTATGTGGATCCTCACAGCCTCTTCTGGATTCACGTGGTTATACTTCATAAACCATCTAGAGTAGAGACCAAGAAATTGACTGGTAAACAAACCATGAGCCACAAGTCTGAGAGGAGCAGAAGGTGCATGTTTCTGTGCTTGAATGACACAATACGTTATGACCCTCCTTCCGGCCAGACATACTCTTGATCAATTCAACAGGTATTGCAAAACAGAAACAGGATGAGTGACTGAGAGATTCAGAATCAGCTTGGCCAGTGCATGCACAAATGGTATTACTTTGCTTGGAATATATTTGTTATTGCAAAAGCTCTATCATAGTAAATGGGCAAAAAGAGGACACCAGGAACATTCAATCAGACTCATTCTGCCATGAACTGAAAACTGAAGTTAACGCAAGTTAGTACAAAATAAGAATTAATAACAAAGCAAGCATGAGAAATGCAATCCACAAAATAACATACACGGCGAGTTGGAATAAATGTAGTTGTCATATCTGAAAATGTCACAACATTTCATACAATAAAGTCTTTTTCAAGAGAGGTTGTTGTTATGAAGGTAAATGGAGCAAGATGCCAGAAAGATGACAATTAATTTCCTAAGAAACATTGATGAAGCAAGATTTTAGCTTGGGGTTTTGGTGGATTTCAGTAGGATCAATTCTAGTCACAGCCAGATATTACACTTCTTAATGTTTTAGTGAACAGTATCTCAAAAATGCAATAACTTGGCATTGTGCATCTAAAGTGTGATCTTAATTTATAATCTTGAATCGCAATCCAAGACCATAAGAAAGAAAATCTCCTAAAATGATTGCAACCGAGTAGGAATGACATAAAACACACTGTCTCCTCCGGAAGTCCATTCTTCTTCCCTTTCAAAAATGTCAGGGTTTTCCTTAGCTTGTGGGACAACTGTTCAGTTATCTGATAACAGCAGTGAAGAagatattcctgaatctggtggtacatgctttcaagcttatgtatcttctgcccacatgggagaggaaagaagagggaaatggtgaaaatggtccttgaaTATGTTGGCTGCTTCCCCAGGGCAACATAAAGTGAAGATGGATTTGATTAGGGAGGAAGCTCATTTGGATGATGGACTGGAGTaatccacaactctttgcaatttgctgtggtcttgggcagagctgttttgccaaaccaagctttcatgcatcctgataggatgcttCCTACAGTGCATCTAAATATGCTTGCTAGAGACATGCTGAACATCTGAGAATgtagagcaagggttcccaacctggggtaaatttaccccaggggtACGCAATTTTGCCTATCCAGgggataaatttgttgattctggatttgtacatattttttctcattaacTGACTGTGTTCGGTTCTGGTAttacggtatctgttcatcatttgtTGTTCATaaaaaagtgaaataacattgttatgcgctattaaagttgccgggggtaaacgggacgaaaaaggttgagaACCCCAAATGTAGAGGTATTGGCGTGTGTTCTTGTCCAtagtggttggtccaggacaaattgttggtgatatttgctAGAGAGATAGACTGGTGCTCTACCTAATAAAAACACGTACAGTATTAAAACATTACCATATCAGATAATGGCCAAATAAGAGAGAAGGTTTTGGTTTGTTCCTACACTTATCAGCATCACTAACATACTATACATGTTAACATTGTAACAACATGTTTCTGGTATTTATCATTTCAAATTGCATTCAGCATCTTCACTCTTTGTGGCAGATAGTACCAGCAATAACTTGCATTGGCATTGCAGAACACAAATGTTCTCTCCAGATGCAACTCACATTTCTGATAAATCTATTAAAGAGACGGCCGTACGCACAGTTTGCCGCACAGTGGCTGCAGGGAAGATCATATATTGTGCTGGATATCTTATCGGTAAAGCAGTTTGTAATAGCTTTTCTGATTTATTAAATCCTGTGGGCAACTCCATTAAAAGGAATTTACTGTCACAATTGTTCTGTACTTAGACAGAAAATACATCTGGTACAGTTTCAACAGTGATGTAGGAATCAGAAACAAAAGATTATGCAACCTGATTTGAATACTAGAGCATGAAAGTGTTGATGTGTAAAACAATAATTCATCCACAGCTGGCAAATTATGCACAGATTTTAAAAAGAAAAGAAGAGATAAAAACAAATGAGTGCGGGTGACTCACTTGGATAATCTGCAAGATAAGGGAAATATTATAATGACAGAATTCTAGAGCAGACCTAAATTCACTGCAGTGAAGATTTAAGATCATAAACATTGAAAAATTATTTCCATTGGCTAGCGAATTTGAATCAAGATTAGGATTGAAGGGGATGATGAAAGATATTTTTACGCATACAGTATTAGTATGTGAAAAGCATTATGGTGAGCAAATAAAATGGATTTATGTGgcgaaaagcaaaaaaaaaacagcagatgctgaaaaactgaaataaaaacagaacatgttCAAAATATTGAGCAAGTCAAACAGTATCCATGGAAAGAAAAACAGCATTAAATTTTCAGTTCAacgatccttcatcagaactatgAAAGTAAGAAGACAAGTATATTTTCAGTTGCAGAGGTTGAGGATTAGAGAGGACAGAGGAAATTCATTTGATTCGGTTGCAATCAAAGCCGTCTACATTTACAAATGCTTTCAGTTCCTTTGAAAATAGGGATTATGAATTCTTATTAATCACACTTGATCTGGAGGAGTGTAAATAGAGGAAGTTGAATAAGTATATGAGGTAACCTGTCTTTCCTCTTCATGTCGTAACTAGCCAATTCTGATGCAAGATCACCTGCCAATAGCTTTTCTCTCACCACAGATCCCATCTCAACTACTGAGTATTTACCGAATACCGTCCTAGAGCATTTGTTAGTTTACTAATTTCTGATTTCTAGCTACAGCTGTGTTCTacatctcacagctccagtgagtTTTCTTTCTCCAACTTTCTTTGTCTTAcaatcctgacctaaaacattgcctgtttatttgctccacagatgctgcctgacactttgtgtaactccagcacttggcattttgctcaagactccagcatctgcagtctgcagGAAAAACTGAATGAGTGAGTATTCCTTTCTCTGGGAAAGAGAAGTTGAGAAGACACTTCCCTTGGAAGGGAATCTAACATTAGCAGCCATATAGAAAATAAATTCAATAAGAACTCAGGAGAAATGTCTCCAACCAGAATCTTGCTCGGCCTGGGGTAATGCAATTGGAACTGCAGGGAAGCTAGGAGATGCTGGTGTGAGCAAGAAACATCTGCTTTGAACTGTTGGGCCGACCGGATTGTTGTTTCTTTAAATTTTACATGGAAACCAAGAGTGATGACAGGAAACCGATGAAGAATGGAACGGAGGGGGATTGTAAAGATATCTATTCCATCCTGATCCTGATGAGTCTCTCGCCCCCTTTAATCCTCTGGTGATGTCAACAGTAACCTttttgaaagaaaagttttttttattttatttttaaatatataaattgctCATTAAAGAAATAAAGAGGAAGGCTGGATGTTGTTGAGTCTATCTCTTGTTGGCTACATGCAGTACACCCTCTCCCCCGTGAATGGAACTAACATTCCATAATCCAGGCTGGGTCAATCTCAGAAACATGGAATGTAGCACCAGGCCGATGGGACATGCTGCGATTTGTCTCCCTCATGATGAAGGGAGTTGCCCACATTTGTGACTGGTAGCTTGATGAGTCATGGCTAGCAACTGATTCGAATGTTCTGCTGCCTAATGGTGCAGCTACTCAAattgttaaaaaatattaaaGCCATAGTTAATGATATTTCCTGGCAGTGGCTTGCTTTTTTTACACAGTCCATGGCAATGACATATGTTGAATTTTAAATTATTCAATGTAATgagattttgttgaaataatgaaTCAATAAAGTGAAATACTTGCATTCCTTAGTACCtaatcactacctccaagtgctCTAAAATTCTTTATAATTTATGATTGCTGTTGTACAGCAAGGAAGATACCAGCCAAATTTCACAGAGTAAGTTGTTACAATCAGCAATGATATAAACCAGTTAGTCTCGTCAGTTGATCTGGGACACTGAACATTTCACTTGCTCGTCAAGATTACATTAGGTCAGCCCAGTGGACTTGCaccctcacagcaccggagacccaggttcaatctgaccttgggtgctgcctgtgttgagtttgcacgttctccctgtgatcacgtgggcttcctctgggtgctccattcggtttcatcccacatcccaaagacgtgtggatttgttggttaattgatccctgtaaattatctctagtgtgcaggaagtggatgcaaaagtggggatcgatggtctgcggactcagtgggccgaaggggccgtttccatgctatgtctctaaacgcaactaaaataaaataatgtcaTGGGATCTTTTATGTATACTTGAGAGGTTGGAGCAAGGAGATAATGTCTCATCTAAAACTGATCATTACCAGCTATGGACCTCTGCATAACGTGACACTGAGTGAGACAGGTTTGCTCCAACAATTCAAAATATCTCCACCTCTCAATATTTGAAGGAAGCATCCAGGCAAGGTGTCAGAAAGTCTGCAACACCAGTCATACTATAAATGCATGGTAGCTCCTTTGGTATATGGGAACAGAAAAATATTAAAAAGGATGCTCTCAGTACTGTATTCAGGTGCTCAGGTCTCTGCAGTAAGACTCAGTATCCAGAGCCTTGGCAGATGCCCAAGACATCAAATGATgatcctgcaccatttctctcccttcTCACTCAGACTTACCTGACTCAGGTAGCACTTCCATCAGTTTGATGCGTCCCCTTTCCCTAATACCAGAGGGGCTGTTGTGTATTTATCATTCTACTTCCGACAGACTTTCTGATGCATTGCCCCAATGATCATTCCAAACGTTAGGTGAACTGCAGTAAGCACTAACAGGGAACTGAATTGTTGTTAGGAGCCCAATTCTGTTTTCACTCCATGTCAATGCATGCAGAGGTCCTCATTTACCAACTGACAGTTAATTCTAATCACTAAATCCAAGGGTTACATTTAACTATCTGTCTACCACTTATGATCATTAAATTGCATTATGTGAATCAACCCAGGGTGTCCTGCTCAGAACGTATCATTACTTTCAGCCGTACCAACTAACCCATGTAATTTAAAGGTTGGTAACTCCCAGAGTCACCTTCACCCAATGTGGCATCTCATGTATTCCAGGCAGTTGTGGAGATGACAGTGGTGAGGTTTCTCTCATGAATGCTCTTGTGTTTTTTGTAAAACTCAGGCCATAATGCAAGGAGGTTTTCTCTCTCTGGCAAATGCTTCCTGCAAGTGATCTACACACCTTACATGACCAGTCCTGCAGAAAGGAAAGGAATGCTACTATAATttgtgaaaataattattttactaTTGCCACATTTTGACGTTAATATAGATTTGAGGCAATTTTTCCTTGAAGCAATTTCATAAATTATTGGGCTGAGACAAATTATACAATTGGAAATTTTGGACTCTGCTACAAGAGGAGGAGAATATTattctaaccccctccccccccccccctcgcccccccctcgcccccccccccccccccccccccccccctctcccccattgaAGGCATCAAATACATAAAATTACAACAAATAAAAATCAGACTCAAtaggctgaagtaactcagcaggttaggcagcatctgtggagaaaagaaataggtgacattttgtgtcgagacccttcttcccttcttcagactgagggtcaccaTATCACCTAACCAACAACCAATAATGGCCCATTGTGTGCCCCATATTGCCTTgattattgttgctttttgcatacctTCCATCAATTTCTCCCaggcaccatctatatctctcgttcccctttcccctgactctcagtctgaagaagggtctcaacctgaaatgtcacctattccttttctccagtgatgctgcctgacccgctgaattatcctgccttttgtgtctgtctttgatttaaaccagcatctgcagatcctccccaacataaattaaaaatctgaaataGCTGAATATCTGCTTACCTTGGCTCGTAGGCACCAATAGGAATAGCAGCAAGGTCAAATGGTCCGTATCGTTTCCCTATTTGTTCAAAGGCCACGCAATAACCGGTATCTCcagcaaaaaaaaatctgttccAGGGTCCAAGGACACACCAACTGCCCCACAGTGCTTTGTTGTCATCTGTCACAGTTCGTTTGCTCCAGTGCTGAACAGGTGTAAAGACAAATGTAACCTCATCGTGCCCAGGGACGCAGTTTTCTTCCCACCAGTCTAACTCGATAACATTCTCACAGCCGCAATTCTGCATCCAGCCTAAGAGACCCAATGGTACAAACCACCTCAGGTCACTGCCAAATCGCTGATTAAGACTAAGCACAGTGTTGTAATCCAAATGATCGTAATGGTTGTGACTAATAAGCACAGCATCTATCTTGGGCAACTGAGCCACTGTACAGGGTGGGTTTCGGAACCGCTTTGGCCCACAGAACTGCACCGGGGAGGCTCGTTGGCTGAACATGGGATCCGTCAGAAAAGTGAGCCCTTCCATTTCCACCATCAGCGATGCATGTCCCAACCATGTCACTCGGATTCCATTGCTTACATCACCTACCAGTTCTGGGTTTTTGACAAAGTATGGTTCTTTTATTGGCAATCCTTCATCAAGTTcctggaagcaaagaaaagatatattttaaaaacaaaataacttgTTCTTTCCTGACAAATTGCTGTCATCTGTCATGTTTAACTAAACCTTTTACGGAACAGCAAC
Coding sequences:
- the napepld gene encoding N-acyl-phosphatidylethanolamine-hydrolyzing phospholipase D isoform X6, whose amino-acid sequence is MFPLSLQCYVLLLVELTVPHSVDTTTGHYPKEVVKKRPGNVSRESRGSTSSRSSRKSFRLDYRLEEDVTKSKKGKDGRFINPWPTWNALALSKVLKFAVMEKDHTNIPSSKMELDEGLPIKEPYFVKNPELVGDVSNGIRVTWLGHASLMVEMEGLTFLTDPMFSQRASPVQFCGPKRFRNPPCTVAQLPKIDAVLISHNHYDHLDYNTVLSLNQRFGSDLRWFVPLGLLGWMQNCGCENVIELDWWEENCVPGHDEVTFVFTPVQHWSKRTVTDDNKALWGSWCVLGPWNRFFFAGDTGYCVAFEQIGKRYGPFDLAAIPIGAYEPRWFMKYNHVNPEEAVRIHIDVQSKRSIGIHWGTFALANEYYLEPRRKLEEARERYGLKSEDFFVLNHGESTNLIENKGFQ
- the napepld gene encoding N-acyl-phosphatidylethanolamine-hydrolyzing phospholipase D isoform X5 — translated: MQRESGGAPASPGASGADGSMEMNTEEQVSNSRGHYPKEVVKKRPGNVSRESRGSTSSRSSRKSFRLDYRLEEDVTKSKKGKDGRFINPWPTWNALALSKVLKFAVMEKDHTNIPSSKMELDEGLPIKEPYFVKNPELVGDVSNGIRVTWLGHASLMVEMEGLTFLTDPMFSQRASPVQFCGPKRFRNPPCTVAQLPKIDAVLISHNHYDHLDYNTVLSLNQRFGSDLRWFVPLGLLGWMQNCGCENVIELDWWEENCVPGHDEVTFVFTPVQHWSKRTVTDDNKALWGSWCVLGPWNRFFFAGDTGYCVAFEQIGKRYGPFDLAAIPIGAYEPRWFMKYNHVNPEEAVRIHIDVQSKRSIGIHWGTFALANEYYLEPRRKLEEARERYGLKSEDFFVLNHGESTNLIENKGFQ
- the napepld gene encoding N-acyl-phosphatidylethanolamine-hydrolyzing phospholipase D isoform X1, which codes for MVTESTRPTYLAVCRPLSAVCVAAAINLLRLIHRYWKCGETDPRASTGEVYPRADGSMEMNTEEQVSNSRGHYPKEVVKKRPGNVSRESRGSTSSRSSRKSFRLDYRLEEDVTKSKKGKDGRFINPWPTWNALALSKVLKFAVMEKDHTNIPSSKMELDEGLPIKEPYFVKNPELVGDVSNGIRVTWLGHASLMVEMEGLTFLTDPMFSQRASPVQFCGPKRFRNPPCTVAQLPKIDAVLISHNHYDHLDYNTVLSLNQRFGSDLRWFVPLGLLGWMQNCGCENVIELDWWEENCVPGHDEVTFVFTPVQHWSKRTVTDDNKALWGSWCVLGPWNRFFFAGDTGYCVAFEQIGKRYGPFDLAAIPIGAYEPRWFMKYNHVNPEEAVRIHIDVQSKRSIGIHWGTFALANEYYLEPRRKLEEARERYGLKSEDFFVLNHGESTNLIENKGFQ
- the napepld gene encoding N-acyl-phosphatidylethanolamine-hydrolyzing phospholipase D isoform X8 produces the protein MQRESGGAPASPGASGGHYPKEVVKKRPGNVSRESRGSTSSRSSRKSFRLDYRLEEDVTKSKKGKDGRFINPWPTWNALALSKVLKFAVMEKDHTNIPSSKMELDEGLPIKEPYFVKNPELVGDVSNGIRVTWLGHASLMVEMEGLTFLTDPMFSQRASPVQFCGPKRFRNPPCTVAQLPKIDAVLISHNHYDHLDYNTVLSLNQRFGSDLRWFVPLGLLGWMQNCGCENVIELDWWEENCVPGHDEVTFVFTPVQHWSKRTVTDDNKALWGSWCVLGPWNRFFFAGDTGYCVAFEQIGKRYGPFDLAAIPIGAYEPRWFMKYNHVNPEEAVRIHIDVQSKRSIGIHWGTFALANEYYLEPRRKLEEARERYGLKSEDFFVLNHGESTNLIENKGFQ
- the napepld gene encoding N-acyl-phosphatidylethanolamine-hydrolyzing phospholipase D isoform X3 gives rise to the protein MCPWDWLADSSAASRVGPGHGLTSRLRLVPLSPHPRAGWLAGCNHTRGHYPKEVVKKRPGNVSRESRGSTSSRSSRKSFRLDYRLEEDVTKSKKGKDGRFINPWPTWNALALSKVLKFAVMEKDHTNIPSSKMELDEGLPIKEPYFVKNPELVGDVSNGIRVTWLGHASLMVEMEGLTFLTDPMFSQRASPVQFCGPKRFRNPPCTVAQLPKIDAVLISHNHYDHLDYNTVLSLNQRFGSDLRWFVPLGLLGWMQNCGCENVIELDWWEENCVPGHDEVTFVFTPVQHWSKRTVTDDNKALWGSWCVLGPWNRFFFAGDTGYCVAFEQIGKRYGPFDLAAIPIGAYEPRWFMKYNHVNPEEAVRIHIDVQSKRSIGIHWGTFALANEYYLEPRRKLEEARERYGLKSEDFFVLNHGESTNLIENKGFQ
- the napepld gene encoding N-acyl-phosphatidylethanolamine-hydrolyzing phospholipase D isoform X2: MCPWDWLADSSAASRVGPGHGLTSRLRLVPLSPHPRAGWLAGCNHTRADGSMEMNTEEQVSNSRGHYPKEVVKKRPGNVSRESRGSTSSRSSRKSFRLDYRLEEDVTKSKKGKDGRFINPWPTWNALALSKVLKFAVMEKDHTNIPSSKMELDEGLPIKEPYFVKNPELVGDVSNGIRVTWLGHASLMVEMEGLTFLTDPMFSQRASPVQFCGPKRFRNPPCTVAQLPKIDAVLISHNHYDHLDYNTVLSLNQRFGSDLRWFVPLGLLGWMQNCGCENVIELDWWEENCVPGHDEVTFVFTPVQHWSKRTVTDDNKALWGSWCVLGPWNRFFFAGDTGYCVAFEQIGKRYGPFDLAAIPIGAYEPRWFMKYNHVNPEEAVRIHIDVQSKRSIGIHWGTFALANEYYLEPRRKLEEARERYGLKSEDFFVLNHGESTNLIENKGFQ
- the napepld gene encoding N-acyl-phosphatidylethanolamine-hydrolyzing phospholipase D isoform X7, with translation MQADGSMEMNTEEQVSNSRGHYPKEVVKKRPGNVSRESRGSTSSRSSRKSFRLDYRLEEDVTKSKKGKDGRFINPWPTWNALALSKVLKFAVMEKDHTNIPSSKMELDEGLPIKEPYFVKNPELVGDVSNGIRVTWLGHASLMVEMEGLTFLTDPMFSQRASPVQFCGPKRFRNPPCTVAQLPKIDAVLISHNHYDHLDYNTVLSLNQRFGSDLRWFVPLGLLGWMQNCGCENVIELDWWEENCVPGHDEVTFVFTPVQHWSKRTVTDDNKALWGSWCVLGPWNRFFFAGDTGYCVAFEQIGKRYGPFDLAAIPIGAYEPRWFMKYNHVNPEEAVRIHIDVQSKRSIGIHWGTFALANEYYLEPRRKLEEARERYGLKSEDFFVLNHGESTNLIENKGFQ
- the napepld gene encoding N-acyl-phosphatidylethanolamine-hydrolyzing phospholipase D isoform X9 — its product is MQGHYPKEVVKKRPGNVSRESRGSTSSRSSRKSFRLDYRLEEDVTKSKKGKDGRFINPWPTWNALALSKVLKFAVMEKDHTNIPSSKMELDEGLPIKEPYFVKNPELVGDVSNGIRVTWLGHASLMVEMEGLTFLTDPMFSQRASPVQFCGPKRFRNPPCTVAQLPKIDAVLISHNHYDHLDYNTVLSLNQRFGSDLRWFVPLGLLGWMQNCGCENVIELDWWEENCVPGHDEVTFVFTPVQHWSKRTVTDDNKALWGSWCVLGPWNRFFFAGDTGYCVAFEQIGKRYGPFDLAAIPIGAYEPRWFMKYNHVNPEEAVRIHIDVQSKRSIGIHWGTFALANEYYLEPRRKLEEARERYGLKSEDFFVLNHGESTNLIENKGFQ
- the napepld gene encoding N-acyl-phosphatidylethanolamine-hydrolyzing phospholipase D isoform X4, with product MFPLSLQCYVLLLVELTVPHSVDTTTADGSMEMNTEEQVSNSRGHYPKEVVKKRPGNVSRESRGSTSSRSSRKSFRLDYRLEEDVTKSKKGKDGRFINPWPTWNALALSKVLKFAVMEKDHTNIPSSKMELDEGLPIKEPYFVKNPELVGDVSNGIRVTWLGHASLMVEMEGLTFLTDPMFSQRASPVQFCGPKRFRNPPCTVAQLPKIDAVLISHNHYDHLDYNTVLSLNQRFGSDLRWFVPLGLLGWMQNCGCENVIELDWWEENCVPGHDEVTFVFTPVQHWSKRTVTDDNKALWGSWCVLGPWNRFFFAGDTGYCVAFEQIGKRYGPFDLAAIPIGAYEPRWFMKYNHVNPEEAVRIHIDVQSKRSIGIHWGTFALANEYYLEPRRKLEEARERYGLKSEDFFVLNHGESTNLIENKGFQ